Proteins from one Sabethes cyaneus chromosome 2, idSabCyanKW18_F2, whole genome shotgun sequence genomic window:
- the LOC128736498 gene encoding O-acyltransferase like protein-like, producing the protein METAVMNHTGPKEMVRSANLGLETIVAVAVAFSLPIVAQADSTYHDMSEYRRMPKLYQYDSYENCMQSKPAATFCVVKTVVKPDNKSEIWEIIEYIINDWLLPNISALRQQHGSVINICQNYKLQTEYNLSSFSEIEYCTTGEIGARTYESNLLTAFSVRRNIHRLTEAPPDNQFQQDLGFLDAVRVLAMTIVIFSHVLIGERMTTSQTPELAEIADSMSVTQIFAAICPYTVNIFLAVSGFLLAVFFIRYTENKRFNLNQLWMGVVNRYLRSFPVYLMVMLYTVSVSDLLQYSPSAYQFMVLSKAACRGKWWINFLYISNYYQPQELCLIHTWYLSADFQLFVIGLAAMMVMWRYPQSWKWIMGTLFGVGFALPAIRTYVFALDAMMPISNKGHHLRLWYERLYVDFYQTTDVHCASYFAGMFVGIIYHKIRKNEQLIKKSRIFKVLQYLIVPLLLAFFLPAPVFNELDLPKPSLWMGLYAGLHRWVFAISLAVIFLMYIFNESGTLFGWLRESRILQNAFIRVSGRLSFSIYLIHLSVLEAILSNQHEAVRLSMALMITVFCSVTMISYILAFLAFVFIEKPCDIMFKQLLSGGSGNSGPRKNAEEGQNNSSRMISVSIQTPKTKH; encoded by the exons ATGGAAACGGCCGTTATGAATCACACAG GTCCGAAGGAAATGGTTCGAAGTGCGAATTTGGGTTTGGAAACCATCGTTGCAGTTGCAGTTGCCTTCAGTTTGCCGATTGTCGCTCAGGCGGATTCAACGTACCATGACA TGAGTGAATACAGACGAATGCCAAAATTGTACCAATACGATAGTTACGAAAATTGTATGCAATCAAAACCAGCGGCCACCTTTTGTGTAGTGAAAACTGTTGTGAAACCGGATAACAAATCGGAAATCTGGGAAATTATAGAA TACATTATCAACGATTGGTTGCTACCCAATATTAGTGCACTCCGTCAGCAGCATGGATCTGTTATTAATATTTGCCAGAATTACAAGTTACAAACTGAATATAATCTCTCGTCATTTTCCGAAATTGAGTACTGTACGACCGGCGAAATTGGTGCACGAACCTACG AATCCAACCTTCTGACGGCCTTCTCTGTTCGGCGAAACATTCATAGACTGACGGAAGCTCCTCCAGACAATCAATTTCAGCAAGATCTCGGTTTTCTGGACGCGGTACGCGTACTGGCGATGACCATCGTGATATTTTCGCATGTACTTATTGGAGAACGCATGACCACCAGCCAAACTCCAGAATTAGCGGAAATT GCAGATTCCATGTCGGTAACGCAAATCTTCGCTGCCATTTGTCCTTATACGGTCAACATTTTTCTGGCCGTAAGTGGCTTTCTACTGGCTGTGTTTTTCATAAGGTACACCGAGAACAAGCGATTCAACTTGAACCAGCTCTGGATGGGTGTGGTGAATCGTTACTTACGTTCCTTTCCGGTCTATCTGATGGTGATGCTGTACACGGTATCGGTGTCCGATTTGCTGCAGTACAGTCCGTCGGCCTATCAGTTTATGGTGCTTTCGAAAGCCGCTTGTCGCGGCAAGTGGTGGATTAATTTTCTCTATATCAGTAACTACTATCAACCGCAGGAGCTGTGTCTGATCCATACCTGGTATTTGTCGGcagattttcaacttttcgtcaTCGGGCTTGCAGCTATGATGGTCATGTGGCG TTATCCTCAGTCCTGGAAATGGATCATGGGTACACTCTTTGGTGTTGGATTTGCCCTTCCGGCCATTAGGACCTATGTTTTTGCACTGGATGCGATGATGCCCATTTCTAACAA AGGACACCACCTTCGTCTATGGTATGAGAGACTGTACGTGGATTTCTACCAGACCACTGACGTCCATTGTGCCAGTTATTTTGCGGGAATGTTCGTCGGCATTATTTACCACAAAATTCGGAAAAATGAACAGCTAATCAAAAAATCAAGG ATCTTCAAAGTTCTCCAGTATTTAATCGTTCCACTGTTGCTAGCCTTCTTCCTTCCGGCACCCGTCTTCAACGAGCTGGACCTACCGAAACCATCACTCTGGATGGGCCTCTATGCCGGTTTGCACCGTTGGGTGTTCGCCATTAGTTTGGCCGTCATTTTCCTAATGTACATATTCAACGAAAGCGGCACACTGTTCGGTTGGTTGCGTGAATCCAGAATACTGCAGAATGCATTCATTCGAGTATCCGGTCGGTTGAGTTTCAGCATCTATCTGATCCATCTGAGTGTGCTGGAAGCGATTCTTTCCAATCAACACGAAGCCGTTCGATTGTCGATGGCTCTGATG atAACCGTGTTCTGTTCGGTTACCATGATCTCCTATATTCTCGCATTTTTAGCGtttgtttttattgaaaaaccGTGTGACATTATGTTCAAACAATTACTGTCCGGAGGATCTGGCAATAGTGGACCCAGAAAAAATGCTGAAGAGG gtcaaAACAACTCCTCTCGTATGATCAGTGTAAGCATACAAACTCCAAAGACTAAGCACTGA